A region of Elusimicrobiota bacterium DNA encodes the following proteins:
- a CDS encoding thiolase family protein, which yields MNFHGHTIVLCNGARTPFGALGKLLADVSPEELMGTVFAEVMKRARLRPAQVDGVMVGWVGEDSHALNIARVAALQLGLPVSTPALTLQANCVAGLEAVCAAVGRILAGDGELFLVGGTESMSRVPFAIRGTRSSALLRSLETVKAHWAELLQSADVSLVDMLEEGLTDPVAHINMGATAEVLAQIFRIDRAAQDRYAMESVRRAVAATREGFHSSHMVSVMRNGVTLLEHDETPLHRSVILEKPRLMEKAPALFDNGVYSLGDFYRDNAVHLGDAPLTETSHGTVTLLNSCGRSDGAAGLIVTTAEKAKGLGLEVLAEVAGWAFRGVEPERMGLAPAVAAQETLKRVGLSFDQLDLIELHEPFAASVLALFKFAKETFGHDWESAQAAGRVNAKGGTLALGHPIAATGIRILLTLGYALKGLHRPCWGMAGACASGGMGGAMVLRRPTA from the coding sequence ATGAACTTTCACGGCCATACGATCGTTCTCTGTAACGGGGCGAGAACCCCCTTCGGCGCCCTGGGAAAACTGTTGGCGGACGTGTCCCCCGAAGAACTCATGGGGACGGTGTTCGCGGAGGTGATGAAACGGGCCCGCCTGCGTCCGGCCCAGGTGGACGGGGTGATGGTGGGCTGGGTCGGGGAGGATTCCCATGCCTTGAATATCGCCCGGGTCGCGGCCCTGCAGTTGGGCTTGCCGGTCAGCACCCCGGCGCTCACTCTCCAAGCCAATTGCGTGGCCGGGCTCGAAGCTGTCTGCGCGGCCGTGGGGCGCATCTTGGCGGGAGATGGGGAACTTTTCCTTGTGGGAGGGACCGAAAGCATGTCCCGCGTCCCCTTCGCCATTCGCGGAACGCGGTCCAGCGCCCTCCTGCGTTCCTTGGAAACGGTGAAAGCCCATTGGGCCGAACTCCTTCAATCCGCGGACGTTTCTCTGGTGGACATGTTGGAGGAAGGGCTCACCGACCCCGTCGCTCACATCAACATGGGGGCGACGGCGGAAGTGCTGGCTCAGATTTTTCGCATTGACCGGGCCGCCCAGGACCGCTATGCCATGGAAAGCGTGCGCCGGGCGGTGGCCGCCACCCGGGAGGGGTTTCATTCCTCCCATATGGTTTCGGTGATGCGAAACGGCGTCACTCTGTTGGAACACGACGAAACGCCGCTCCACCGTTCTGTGATCCTCGAAAAACCGAGGCTGATGGAAAAAGCGCCGGCGCTTTTCGATAACGGTGTTTACTCCCTGGGCGATTTCTATCGAGACAACGCCGTCCACCTGGGGGATGCGCCCCTCACCGAAACAAGCCACGGCACCGTGACCCTTTTGAATTCCTGCGGCCGATCCGACGGGGCGGCGGGGTTGATCGTCACGACGGCGGAAAAGGCCAAGGGGTTGGGGTTGGAGGTCCTAGCGGAAGTGGCCGGATGGGCCTTCCGCGGGGTGGAGCCGGAACGCATGGGTTTGGCCCCCGCCGTGGCGGCGCAGGAAACCTTAAAACGGGTGGGCCTCTCCTTTGACCAATTGGATTTGATTGAACTTCACGAGCCCTTTGCCGCCAGCGTGTTGGCGCTCTTTAAGTTCGCCAAGGAGACCTTCGGCCACGATTGGGAGTCGGCCCAGGCGGCGGGCCGGGTCAACGCCAAGGGGGGAACCTTGGCCCTGGGCCATCCCATCGCGGCCACGGGGATCCGCATTCTCCTCACCTTGGGTTATGCCCTGAAAGGGCTCCATCGGCCCTGTTGGGGCATGGCCGGCGCCTGCGCCTCCGGGGGCATGGGCGGGGCCATGGTTCTTCGGCGGCCGACTGCTTGA
- a CDS encoding class I SAM-dependent methyltransferase, whose product MEGLNTVRLIASAILQKIYPQRLERTPEPTALTAHEGAVANYDRVLFTKMALLYSAILEFIHRTRPQKSGGDALDIACGPGHLTLALARFMNYSRVTGVDLSEPMIRTAAANAARLGLGDRVSFQSEDATRLDSFPDHRFQLTTFTDASHHLRDLDSVSRVLAAMDRVTRPDGLVLVVDIIRLKTRRITDLYVESLGYDYVRQGLNYFLEDFKNSMEAAWTMDEFRKTVPQKTERRWVHWTPRFVPSMQCLLGLPADRTRLFVRPFWKTNPFTDYLTPLWKERLGPSWTRQTLLEERLNRWTLKTGKTDWVR is encoded by the coding sequence ATGGAAGGGCTCAACACCGTCCGCCTCATCGCCTCGGCGATTCTTCAGAAAATATATCCCCAGCGCCTGGAACGAACGCCGGAACCGACGGCGTTGACGGCCCACGAAGGCGCGGTCGCCAATTACGATCGGGTCCTTTTCACCAAGATGGCCCTTCTTTACTCGGCCATTTTGGAGTTCATCCACCGAACGCGCCCCCAGAAAAGCGGCGGCGACGCGCTCGACATCGCCTGCGGACCCGGCCATTTGACCCTCGCCCTGGCCCGGTTTATGAATTATTCCCGGGTGACCGGGGTGGATTTATCCGAACCCATGATCCGGACAGCCGCGGCCAACGCCGCCCGACTGGGCCTCGGCGATCGGGTGTCCTTTCAATCCGAGGACGCCACGCGGCTCGATTCGTTTCCCGACCACCGTTTCCAACTGACGACGTTCACGGACGCCTCCCATCACCTGAGGGACCTGGACAGCGTCTCCCGAGTCTTGGCCGCCATGGACCGCGTCACGCGCCCGGACGGGCTCGTGTTGGTCGTCGATATCATTCGCCTCAAAACCCGACGAATTACCGACCTCTATGTGGAGTCGTTGGGTTACGATTATGTTCGGCAGGGGTTGAACTATTTTCTCGAGGATTTCAAAAATTCCATGGAGGCGGCCTGGACCATGGACGAATTCAGAAAAACCGTCCCTCAAAAAACGGAGCGCCGGTGGGTGCATTGGACACCCCGGTTTGTCCCCTCCATGCAGTGCCTCCTGGGCCTGCCCGCGGACCGGACCCGGTTATTTGTTCGCCCCTTTTGGAAAACCAACCCGTTCACCGACTATTTGACCCCCCTCTGGAAAGAACGGCTCGGCCCCTCCTGGACCCGTCAAACCCTGCTGGAAGAGAGGCTCAATCGATGGACTTTAAAGACGGGAAAAACGGATTGGGTGAGATAG
- a CDS encoding type II toxin-antitoxin system HigB family toxin: protein MLLTGKSALDDFKKKHPDARKALSQWQAVIEKNSFKDFMALRAVFPSVDFVKNSPYTVFDIRGNRYRVAVIVVYRENRCIVEKVMTHEEYARWGRTLK, encoded by the coding sequence GTGCTCTTAACTGGCAAATCCGCGCTGGACGACTTTAAAAAAAAGCATCCCGATGCGCGAAAAGCATTGTCGCAATGGCAAGCGGTCATTGAAAAAAATAGCTTCAAAGATTTTATGGCGCTTCGCGCCGTGTTCCCATCTGTTGATTTCGTGAAGAATAGCCCGTATACTGTTTTTGATATCCGGGGGAACCGTTACCGCGTAGCGGTCATCGTCGTCTATCGCGAAAATCGGTGCATCGTTGAAAAAGTGATGACGCATGAAGAATACGCCCGATGGGGGAGGACACTAAAGTGA
- a CDS encoding APC family permease, whose protein sequence is MVKNIKNWVLGKPKNPLDPSVFHNISLIAFFAWVGLGADGLSSSCYGPEEAFRALGHYSHLAIPLGLAMAVTVFLLSASYSQIIECFPSGGGGYLVSSKLLGPYPGLISGSALLVDYILTVAISVASSMDAIFSFLPAHLLAFKFTAILAALFLLMTLNLRGIKESVQFLTPIFLIFVFTHTAIILYGIFSHGAELPTMLHDTVQETRQGISEIGILAMAAIFMRAFCLGGGTFTGIEAVSNGIQILREPRVSTAKRTMKYMAFSLAFTAGGILINYVLNSVRHVPGQTQTLNAVLIGQVTEHWPLGRTILLITLFSEGALLLVAAQTGFLDGPRVMSNMAIDNWLPRRLTNLSDRLVIKDGVLFMGLSALAVLIYTKGSVQILVVMYSINVFLTFTLSQLGMVRHWVKDKGPQWGKKLMINGIGMLMTALILLVTIFIKFREGGWVTLLFTGAIIAFCVWVHRHYKDTAKALQHLDDILTHLPLPEEAPVTKKQPSKPTAVLLVNGYNGMGIHSLLSIHRLFPGHFKNFVFVSVGVIDSDRFKGKAEIENLEGSVQADLDKYVQLSQRMGLYSESKMILETDVIEGLERICEQVGREWPKRVFFMGQLAFEGETFWTRFLHNRTSFVLQRRLLFAGYQAVILPIRVRLKLTALPK, encoded by the coding sequence ATGGTCAAAAACATCAAGAACTGGGTCTTGGGGAAACCAAAAAACCCGCTGGATCCAAGTGTCTTTCATAATATTTCGTTAATCGCCTTCTTCGCCTGGGTGGGGTTGGGGGCGGACGGACTTTCCTCTTCCTGTTACGGTCCGGAGGAGGCCTTTCGGGCCCTGGGGCATTACTCTCACCTGGCCATTCCCCTGGGCCTGGCCATGGCGGTCACGGTCTTCCTGCTTTCGGCGAGCTATTCCCAAATCATCGAATGTTTCCCCTCGGGCGGGGGGGGCTACCTGGTCTCCTCCAAACTTTTGGGGCCATACCCGGGTTTAATTTCCGGGTCCGCGCTCCTCGTAGATTATATTTTGACGGTGGCCATCTCCGTCGCGTCCAGCATGGACGCGATTTTCAGCTTTTTACCGGCGCACCTCCTCGCCTTCAAGTTCACAGCTATCCTCGCGGCGCTCTTCCTGCTCATGACCTTGAACCTCCGGGGGATCAAAGAATCGGTCCAATTCCTGACCCCGATCTTTTTGATCTTTGTGTTCACCCACACGGCCATCATTTTGTACGGCATCTTCAGCCACGGGGCGGAACTCCCCACCATGCTTCACGACACCGTCCAGGAAACCCGCCAGGGCATCTCCGAAATCGGGATCCTGGCCATGGCCGCCATTTTCATGCGGGCCTTTTGCCTGGGAGGCGGAACTTTTACTGGCATCGAGGCCGTCTCCAACGGCATCCAAATCCTGCGGGAACCCAGGGTGTCCACGGCCAAACGCACCATGAAATACATGGCCTTCAGCCTGGCTTTCACTGCGGGTGGTATTTTAATTAACTATGTGCTGAACAGCGTTCGCCACGTGCCAGGGCAAACCCAAACCTTGAACGCGGTGCTGATCGGTCAGGTGACGGAACACTGGCCTCTGGGCCGGACCATCCTTCTCATCACGCTTTTCTCCGAGGGGGCGCTTTTGCTCGTGGCGGCCCAAACCGGATTTTTGGACGGGCCCCGCGTCATGTCGAACATGGCCATCGACAACTGGCTCCCCCGACGGTTGACCAACTTGTCCGATCGGCTGGTGATCAAAGACGGCGTTCTTTTTATGGGCCTCTCCGCTTTGGCCGTCCTTATTTACACCAAGGGATCGGTTCAAATCCTCGTGGTCATGTATTCCATCAACGTCTTTCTCACCTTTACCTTATCGCAACTGGGCATGGTCCGGCACTGGGTGAAGGACAAGGGCCCCCAATGGGGCAAAAAGTTGATGATCAACGGGATAGGCATGCTGATGACCGCCTTGATCCTCCTCGTGACCATTTTCATCAAATTTCGGGAAGGCGGATGGGTCACCCTGCTTTTCACCGGAGCGATCATTGCTTTCTGCGTTTGGGTTCACCGGCACTACAAAGACACCGCCAAGGCGCTCCAACATTTAGATGATATCCTCACCCATCTCCCACTCCCGGAAGAAGCCCCGGTCACCAAGAAACAACCCTCCAAACCCACGGCGGTCTTACTCGTGAACGGCTACAACGGCATGGGGATCCACTCGCTCCTCTCCATTCATCGCCTTTTTCCGGGCCACTTCAAGAATTTCGTGTTCGTTTCCGTTGGAGTCATCGACTCTGATCGGTTCAAGGGCAAGGCCGAGATCGAAAACCTGGAAGGCTCCGTCCAGGCGGACCTGGACAAATACGTCCAGCTCTCCCAACGCATGGGCCTTTATTCGGAATCGAAAATGATTTTAGAAACCGACGTCATCGAGGGCTTGGAACGGATTTGCGAGCAGGTGGGCCGGGAGTGGCCCAAAAGGGTCTTCTTCATGGGCCAGTTGGCCTTTGAGGGAGAAACCTTTTGGACCCGCTTCCTCCACAACCGAACGTCTTTCGTGCTCCAACGCCGTCTGCTCTTCGCCGGGTACCAAGCGGTGATTCTCCCGATCCGGGTGCGGCTCAAATTGACAGCCTTGCCCAAATGA
- a CDS encoding fibronectin type III domain-containing protein, with protein MLNKFKGLELVFIPIVFALAISRSAGATTLFQDDFEGGNYSQWTDTSPLSVWSVTGNPGNQTLYQSNTSTGLHAQIYRYQSLPADFSIRASVRPMDFGTLGGRINLWFSHNDANNTFFLEISSFSIRMDKKVGSPNTVFGPPVFMPFLPNTTYVVEITAIRSRLRVYIDGVLKIDTVDTDLRAGRKFGLSTWQAAAKFDNVTLGSIVNEERDFPLGVNRPNLYWYGTLAQEQALLDTIVTSGVRRVRLNMNSMKDKQDVKEHILACNSKGIEVLLFLTLTAFNADEFYPPGTVPVTPAANFRGWHWPSYRLSDLDTGLFDARIRDLLTFFKANHCRLRAVEVGNEPGWAAFNGDLPLGGSFRVYDDRVPGNDPDYQRIRVGLRKLGQCVQSAKNAADEIYGSGEILVVLGGLNKPKNPYLTSIGASFTPPDVVIDILKGTHRSLPPGSTDYLNYLDGIGVHIYPDLGPFNPETVSDLIKTDVDDLMTPLLQKLPAQKPVWVTEFGFSTAAFAAGRDEQRLGALSWLVRGLSDDAFANVNWNRLYLFTFDDDSFQVYNGGLMPAGRIFSQYPYVPITVEPDNAPPWFPGAPMAVGGDRSISLTWPAAVDTGGSGLSTYRLDVSSDHFVTFVPGWNNVAVGTGTALTVAGLDPGTLFECRLRGQDGAGNLSPGVTASTTTRPFIGPSGSIIAVTARSVSAAWAPAPGAVRCTLAAALSPGGLTDPTTVQAGTGVSGGSLSGLSPNTVYWLFASACDNSLCTPFVLLDSTVTWANTPTVAAAGVRPQEVQLTIDPQGNPPGTVYRIEKSENGGAFTTLAAGSSLQYVASGLTAGARYVFRVLAQNRSGLFSGTSPPMEVVLPRKRWRPPGLIRPLFNPAGGPGHHL; from the coding sequence ATGTTAAACAAGTTTAAAGGGCTCGAATTGGTTTTTATACCAATCGTTTTCGCCCTGGCGATTTCAAGAAGCGCGGGGGCGACCACTCTTTTCCAGGACGACTTTGAGGGGGGAAATTATTCCCAATGGACCGATACCTCCCCGTTGTCGGTCTGGTCCGTTACCGGGAACCCCGGAAACCAGACACTTTATCAAAGCAATACCTCCACTGGCTTGCACGCCCAGATATATCGCTATCAATCCCTTCCGGCGGATTTCTCCATCCGTGCCAGCGTGCGGCCCATGGATTTCGGGACCCTCGGCGGCCGAATTAATCTTTGGTTCAGCCATAACGACGCCAACAACACCTTTTTCCTTGAAATCTCCTCCTTTTCGATTCGCATGGACAAAAAAGTGGGTAGCCCCAATACCGTCTTTGGCCCCCCCGTTTTTATGCCCTTCCTTCCCAATACCACTTACGTGGTGGAAATAACGGCGATTCGTTCCCGCTTGAGAGTTTATATCGACGGCGTATTGAAAATCGATACGGTGGATACGGACCTCCGGGCCGGAAGAAAGTTCGGGCTATCCACCTGGCAAGCCGCCGCGAAATTCGATAACGTCACCCTGGGGTCCATCGTGAACGAAGAGCGGGACTTCCCCCTCGGGGTCAACCGGCCGAACCTGTACTGGTACGGGACCTTGGCCCAGGAACAAGCCCTTCTGGATACCATCGTGACCTCCGGCGTGCGCCGGGTGCGGCTCAACATGAATTCCATGAAAGACAAACAGGACGTGAAAGAACACATCCTCGCCTGCAACAGCAAGGGGATAGAGGTCCTCCTCTTTTTGACCCTGACCGCGTTCAATGCCGATGAGTTTTATCCGCCGGGAACCGTGCCGGTGACTCCCGCGGCCAACTTTCGCGGATGGCATTGGCCGAGCTACCGGTTGTCGGACCTGGATACCGGGCTTTTTGACGCGCGGATTCGGGATCTCTTGACTTTCTTTAAGGCGAACCACTGCCGCCTTCGCGCGGTGGAAGTTGGGAACGAACCCGGTTGGGCGGCCTTCAACGGGGATTTGCCCCTGGGCGGTTCCTTCCGCGTGTACGACGACAGGGTGCCTGGCAATGACCCGGATTACCAGCGGATTCGCGTGGGACTGCGCAAACTGGGTCAATGCGTTCAATCCGCCAAAAACGCCGCCGACGAGATTTATGGGAGCGGTGAAATCTTGGTGGTGCTTGGCGGCCTCAATAAGCCGAAAAATCCTTATCTGACATCGATCGGGGCCAGCTTCACGCCGCCCGACGTGGTGATCGATATCTTGAAAGGAACCCACCGAAGCCTTCCGCCGGGGTCCACGGATTACTTGAATTACCTGGATGGGATCGGGGTCCATATTTACCCCGACCTGGGCCCCTTCAACCCCGAGACGGTCTCCGATTTGATAAAGACCGACGTGGATGACCTCATGACGCCGCTCCTCCAAAAACTCCCCGCCCAAAAACCCGTTTGGGTGACCGAATTCGGTTTTTCCACGGCCGCCTTCGCGGCGGGAAGGGATGAGCAGAGGCTGGGCGCCCTCTCTTGGCTGGTCCGCGGTTTATCCGATGACGCCTTCGCCAACGTCAACTGGAACCGTCTCTACCTGTTCACCTTCGACGATGATTCTTTCCAAGTCTACAACGGCGGCCTTATGCCCGCCGGGCGAATTTTCAGCCAGTATCCCTACGTCCCCATAACCGTGGAGCCGGACAACGCGCCGCCGTGGTTTCCCGGGGCCCCGATGGCCGTCGGGGGGGACCGATCGATCTCTTTGACTTGGCCCGCGGCGGTGGATACGGGCGGGAGCGGGTTGTCCACCTATCGACTCGATGTCTCCAGCGACCACTTCGTCACTTTTGTTCCGGGGTGGAACAACGTGGCGGTGGGCACCGGAACGGCCCTCACGGTGGCCGGACTTGATCCCGGGACGCTGTTTGAATGCCGCCTTCGCGGCCAGGACGGCGCCGGGAACCTTTCCCCCGGCGTCACGGCCTCCACCACCACCCGGCCCTTCATCGGTCCCTCCGGTTCGATCATCGCGGTCACCGCCCGTTCCGTTTCCGCCGCTTGGGCCCCCGCTCCGGGGGCCGTCCGTTGCACCCTCGCCGCCGCCCTTTCCCCCGGCGGTTTGACCGATCCCACCACGGTGCAGGCAGGGACCGGCGTTTCCGGGGGCTCCCTTTCCGGACTTTCTCCCAACACCGTTTATTGGCTCTTCGCCAGCGCCTGCGACAACAGCCTCTGCACCCCCTTTGTTCTATTGGATTCCACCGTCACTTGGGCCAATACCCCTACGGTGGCGGCCGCTGGGGTTCGCCCCCAGGAGGTTCAACTAACCATCGATCCCCAGGGAAACCCGCCCGGAACGGTTTACCGCATCGAGAAAAGTGAAAACGGCGGAGCGTTTACAACCCTGGCCGCGGGTTCCTCCCTTCAATACGTGGCGTCGGGGCTCACCGCCGGCGCCCGCTACGTATTCCGGGTCCTGGCGCAAAACCGCTCGGGTCTGTTCAGCGGGACCTCTCCTCCCATGGAGGTGGTCCTTCCCCGGAAACGGTGGAGGCCGCCCGGGCTTATCCGTCCCCTTTTCAACCCGGCCGGGGGGCCCGGGCATCACCTTTGA
- a CDS encoding right-handed parallel beta-helix repeat-containing protein, translating into MDEIRQEVARTPNADAAGNPVYFTIESTGPLATQFVVKDEASLPFPMANEVIGSTVALHMTKWTLEKLVATAYDSNTRRVTLSTAPKDWVLVPEGRFFLMGKSSFIDQPGEWAWENGSLYLRPSDDQTPTGRSVTVSRSAGGLVVRGVQDIQIEGVSIQGADPQAVLIENSSGISLKKLQIKDSGRIGILSQLSNNVKIDDCDISNSGKNGILNYLTDDVTISNNRIKNSGTTVQHIGWGAIFTASSTRVNILNNAINNSGYHGISASGDDTLVQNNIIENVCWLWDDCGGIYTNANNGERPRTGTIRIIGNIVNGMKNTLSGGIYLDDLSHNVIVQDNTIQDVAGFGIYIHNSYNNSISGNTIFNSKNPSIWFREDNGNFPVGVTHDNTLTDNLYFPGPEAWSMVEHVRFFPHENFGTYDRNVFWHDFFHQRRKHQGLSKE; encoded by the coding sequence GTGGATGAGATTCGGCAAGAAGTGGCGAGGACGCCCAACGCGGATGCGGCAGGGAATCCGGTGTATTTTACGATTGAATCCACCGGCCCTCTGGCCACACAATTTGTGGTCAAGGATGAAGCGAGTTTGCCTTTTCCGATGGCCAACGAGGTCATTGGGTCAACCGTCGCCCTCCACATGACCAAATGGACACTGGAAAAGCTTGTGGCGACGGCCTATGACTCCAACACCCGCCGGGTCACCCTTAGTACAGCACCCAAGGACTGGGTTTTGGTTCCCGAAGGCCGGTTTTTTCTCATGGGGAAAAGCAGTTTCATTGACCAGCCAGGGGAATGGGCGTGGGAGAATGGCTCCCTGTATCTTCGCCCTTCCGATGATCAAACCCCGACGGGCCGTTCGGTCACTGTGTCGAGGAGCGCCGGAGGCTTGGTGGTCCGTGGGGTTCAAGATATTCAAATTGAAGGCGTGTCTATCCAGGGGGCCGATCCTCAGGCTGTTTTAATTGAAAACTCAAGCGGAATTTCGCTAAAAAAGCTCCAAATCAAAGATTCCGGAAGAATTGGAATCCTCTCTCAACTATCAAACAACGTTAAAATCGATGATTGCGATATCTCGAATAGCGGTAAAAATGGAATCCTGAATTATTTGACCGACGACGTCACCATTTCGAACAACAGAATTAAGAACAGTGGAACCACGGTCCAACATATTGGTTGGGGTGCCATTTTCACGGCCTCATCCACCCGTGTCAATATTTTAAACAACGCTATAAACAATAGCGGGTATCATGGGATATCGGCCAGCGGGGACGATACCCTCGTTCAAAACAACATCATCGAAAACGTTTGCTGGCTTTGGGACGATTGCGGCGGCATCTACACGAACGCGAACAACGGAGAGCGTCCGAGAACCGGAACGATCCGGATTATCGGCAACATCGTTAACGGCATGAAGAACACCCTTTCCGGAGGCATCTATCTGGATGACTTGTCCCATAATGTCATCGTGCAGGACAACACCATCCAAGACGTGGCTGGGTTCGGCATCTATATACACAATAGTTACAACAATTCGATTTCTGGGAATACCATTTTTAATTCGAAAAACCCATCGATCTGGTTCCGGGAAGACAACGGAAATTTCCCGGTTGGAGTCACGCACGACAACACATTAACCGACAACCTCTATTTCCCGGGTCCCGAAGCCTGGTCCATGGTGGAGCATGTCCGATTTTTTCCACACGAAAACTTTGGCACCTACGATCGAAATGTTTTTTGGCACGATTTTTTCCACCAGCGCCGGAAACACCAAGGATTATCAAAAGAATAA
- a CDS encoding fibronectin type III domain-containing protein: protein MPLWAAATDNVGGGIRRVEFLLDGSVFATSTGPFRGSWPITAVQNGTHTWCARAFDLEDNSAVSSTVTVHLKIDDARFVSQTVPAKMVAGRVYPVSVAMRNTGSVPWTRGNQYKLGFPSGIGTPDTLWLGTTNRVLLSTSDSVVNGEDKIFAFTVKAPTTTGNYNFQWKMVQEGQHWFDDMSPNVAVNVFVDTTPPQILLSTPTARIRVTSPQTLSIHADAADDDGIAKVWFILDGVTVSTVTTAPFTYDWSITSALNGTRTWSATAFDFEGHSTTVVPVPLTVDVDVTNPLAPAALAAEGKTRSLVLTWPPSTDSGGSGLAGYRVGVALDAGFAGFVDGWNDLNVGSTTTVTVSGVEPDSVYYVRVRAFDGAGNLSNFRTVSVRTLPEASLTVDTARAYPVPFRPGRGATGVTFDRTPEGADIRLFTNDGRLVKTLAGNSSGMAIWDLTNDEGIPVASGVYLAIIEKDGGRKRLKIVVQK from the coding sequence GTGCCCTTGTGGGCCGCGGCGACGGACAATGTGGGGGGGGGGATCCGCCGGGTAGAATTTCTATTGGACGGATCGGTTTTTGCCACCAGCACGGGCCCTTTCAGGGGATCTTGGCCCATCACGGCTGTTCAGAACGGGACGCACACCTGGTGCGCCCGGGCCTTTGATTTGGAAGACAACAGCGCCGTTTCTTCCACGGTCACGGTCCATCTCAAAATCGACGACGCCCGGTTTGTCTCCCAAACCGTCCCAGCTAAGATGGTGGCGGGCCGTGTTTACCCTGTCTCCGTCGCCATGCGAAACACCGGAAGCGTTCCTTGGACCCGTGGGAACCAATACAAATTAGGTTTCCCCAGCGGGATAGGAACGCCGGACACCCTCTGGCTTGGGACCACAAACCGTGTTCTCCTTTCCACCTCCGATTCTGTGGTGAACGGTGAGGATAAAATCTTCGCGTTCACTGTAAAAGCCCCCACCACCACAGGAAACTACAATTTCCAGTGGAAAATGGTCCAGGAAGGGCAACACTGGTTTGACGACATGTCCCCAAATGTCGCGGTCAACGTCTTTGTGGACACCACCCCCCCGCAGATCCTATTGTCCACTCCGACGGCCAGGATCCGGGTAACGTCCCCACAAACCCTGTCGATCCATGCCGATGCCGCCGATGACGATGGAATCGCCAAGGTCTGGTTCATCTTAGACGGCGTCACGGTGTCCACGGTGACGACCGCGCCCTTCACGTATGATTGGTCGATCACCTCGGCCCTGAACGGCACGCGCACCTGGTCGGCGACAGCCTTTGATTTCGAGGGACACAGCACCACGGTTGTTCCCGTCCCGTTGACCGTGGATGTCGACGTCACAAATCCGCTCGCCCCCGCCGCGTTGGCCGCGGAGGGCAAAACAAGGTCGCTGGTTTTGACCTGGCCCCCGTCCACAGACAGCGGGGGGAGCGGGCTGGCGGGGTATCGAGTGGGCGTGGCCCTGGACGCCGGCTTCGCCGGTTTTGTCGATGGATGGAACGATTTGAACGTGGGCTCAACAACGACCGTGACGGTGTCAGGGGTCGAGCCGGACTCGGTGTATTACGTCCGCGTCCGCGCTTTTGACGGAGCCGGTAACTTGTCTAACTTTCGGACGGTCTCCGTTCGAACGTTGCCGGAAGCCTCTCTCACGGTGGACACGGCCCGGGCCTACCCGGTGCCGTTCCGCCCAGGGCGCGGGGCCACGGGGGTAACGTTCGACCGGACGCCGGAAGGAGCGGACATCCGTCTTTTCACCAACGACGGCCGGTTGGTCAAAACCCTCGCGGGCAATTCCAGCGGCATGGCGATCTGGGACCTCACCAACGACGAAGGCATACCCGTGGCCAGCGGAGTTTACTTGGCGATTATTGAAAAAGACGGGGGGCGGAAACGCTTGAAGATCGTGGTTCAGAAATAG